Below is a genomic region from Armatimonadota bacterium.
AAGGATGATTGCTACCGCGAGGACCGTGACGATCAGGCTGTTGAGCAGGTACAGCCCCATATTTCCCTGCCATGCCGCTACGAAATTGCTCCACTGAGGGTGCGTCGGCCAGGCCCACGGGTGAAGGCGAATGTCGGACTGGGTCTTGAAGGCGCTCATCATCGACCAGACCACAGGGGCCACGAAAGCCAGGGCGATCAGGGCCATCAGCGCATTCACAGACCAGGAGGAGACCCGGCGGCTCAAAGCTCGCCCACCTCCTCCTTGCCCGACACACGAACATAGACCACGGTGGCGATGAGGGTGAGGACCAGCATGACCGTGGCAATCGCCGCCGCGTAGCCCATGCGGTCGTCGCTGAACCCGCAGGTGTACATGTAGGTCGCCAGAACCTCGCTGGCATGGTTCGGGCCGCCCTGGGTCATCACCCAGTTCAGGTCGAAGATCTTCACGGAGCCCACAGTGATCAGCAGGGCGTCCATGGCGATGACCCGGCGCATCAGGGGCAGGGTTATCCTGCAGAACGCATCCCAGTGTCCCGCGCCGTCGATTTTCGCCGCCTCGTACAGCTCATCGGGGATCGCCTGCAGGCCGGCGAGAAGGACCATCATGTGAAAGCCCACGTAGCGCCAACAAGAGACGAAAATGATGGAATAGATCGCGAGCCAGGGCGGGTCGCTGAGCCACCCGCGGCCTTGGAAGGAGGGGTCAATGTGGGTCAGGATGGCATTCAGAGCGCCGAAGCCCGGATTGTAGATCATCGTCCAGACCAGACCCACAGCCACCACCGGAACCACGAAAGGTCCGAAGACAAGAGTACGCAGGAAGCGATGGACGGGGCTGGCCGAGCCGATGAGCACCGCCAGCAGCAGGGCAACTGGAAGCTGCCCGATGATGGACAGCACCACGAAGAGCAGGTTGTTTTTCAGGGACAGCAGGAAATAGGGGTCTTGGAGCAGGTTGCGATAGTTGTCCAGGCCCACGTACACTCGGGCGGGATTGACGGTGCTCCACGAGTAGGCGCTGAGCACGCAGGTGTGCACGATCGGATACAGCACGTAGATCGCGAAGAAGAGGATTGCCGGGGCGATGAGCAGGTAGGGCGTGAGTTTGCGCTGGCGCATGGGTTCGGAAAGGTCTCCGGACCCCAGTTTCGCCTCAGTCCGGCAGGGACCTCCTATGTTCCCACGCCGCCGATCCGCCGGGGCGCCTGCAGATATTCCTCGCGCGCCGTCTCATCCATGCCCGCCAGTCCGAGACGCTCTACTGTGCGGCGGCCATCCTTCAGGTAGTTGCGCCCGGTCACCGTGCCCGCAAGGGTGGCCAGCGATCGGGAGACAGGAGTAGGCACCCCCAGCAGCTTTCCCAGCGAGACGTAGGTCACCAGGCCAAGACCACAGTCCTCGTGGAGGTAGCGGTGCTCCATGCCCGGCGGCGAAGCCAGGTCCCCGAAGACGGGGCTCCCTGCATAGCACTCCAGGTAATCTTCGGACTGCGAATACCCCTGCTCTAAGCACATGCGCGGTTCGCTGAGGAGGTCATACCCCAGTGCCTTGCCGAGGGCCATTCGCTCCCGGTCCACACTCTCGATGATCCGCGCCACAGCGGGGGTCACGCCCTCGCGATAGAACCTGTGATCCGCGCCGCGCTGCTCGATGATCGCTGCGTTCGCGAGCATGATCGCCGGGTGGATCACCGGGTTCCCGTTGCACAGAGCGACTTCCAGCACATCCCTCTTGGCTCTCAGACCGGGGAAGATGGGCTGGAGTGCCCGGTGCAGGTCGGCAGTGGCCACGCCGGGCAGCGCGGCGAAGGCGACATGGTTCACCCGCAGGCCGATCTGCACCTCACGCGGGCCGCGGGCCCGGCAGCAGTGGGTGAGGGTCCCGGTCTCGCACAGGAGGAGGTATTTGTCAATACGGTGTTCGCTGAAGATTCGACGCAGTTCCAGCGCCCCGCCGGTGGAGCCGGGATTGAGCACGAGAATGGCCCCGTCGCGGATAATCGGCGCGAGCTCCGTTGCAAGGCGCGCGTGGGCAAGGCCTTGCAGGCAGGCGATGATCACCTCGGCGTCCTCGATGGCCTCCGCGAGGTCAGTGGTTACCAGCGACAGTCGAGCCTCACCCTCGATCACCCCGGCAGCCCTGATGACCGGCGTTTCCAGAAGTTCAGCGATGTTGGCGCGGTACTCGGCCCATTCGAACAGGCGCACATTGAGGCCCTGAAGCGCGAGATCGGCAGCCACGGCCTTGCCGCCGTTCCCAGCGCCGAGAACGGCGACGTTCTGGATCAGCCGGAAGTCCTCAAAGCGTTCGACGGTGATGTCCACGGCATATCCTCATTCAGCTCTGGTTCAAGTCGCAGCGTCCTTGGCGGCAACGCAGGAAAGTGATTTCGTCCGCAGGGCTTGCCGCTCCTTCACAGCGATGGGGGGCAGGGATCACTCATCTATGGGAGCCGTCAGCCGCACAGCGAGCCTGCCCTGGGACAGTCCGCTGATGCCCCGGAACTTGGGCAAACCCGCCACGGCCAACTCCAGCTCATCCCGCGGGCCGCAGTTGAGAGGGATGAGGTCGCCGGGCTTCAACTGCGCCAACGCGGAAAGGGAAGTCTTGGCCCGGCCGAGCACTGCCGTTACCTGGACGGTGCAGTGGCTGACCTGGCTGGCTCCGGCCTTACGGTGGAGGTCGGCGGTTTCGGTCCTCGAAGGATTGTATCCCGACTGCTTCAGCAGCGCCTGTAGCACCGCTGATGGCACCGCGACCCGCATAAGTCCCTGCACGGACGCCACCTCACACTCCAGGTTCACCGCCACCACTGCTTCCTGAAGCAAGCCGCTGCCGAAGCGCCCCGTGGTCTGGCGGATCTCCAGTACATGGGGGGCCAGGGCCCCCAGGGCAGGCCAGGCGTCGGTCCAGGTGAACATGAACTCCTCAACGACCTGCATGGCCAGCGCCCGTTCGAGGATGGTCAATTCGTGTTCCTGCGGCGGGCTGCTGGAACCATCGCCGCCGAGCATCGCGTCCATGAAGGCGAACATGGGCAATGCGTCCACCTGCCAGATGAGCGGGGCACTGTTGGTTGCGAACTGGCAGACGGCCATGATCGGCATCTCGGGCAGGGAGTCCAGGTACTCGTTGTAGGTCATGGGCCGCAGGTTGCCCACGCTGACGCGTGCGGGCAGTCCGGTGGTCTCGGGGATGTGCCGGTGCAGCGCCCGACACAGGTCTTGGCAATGATCTTGCAGATCCCGGAGCTGGTCCGCGGAGAATCTGTGGGCCTGCCGGAAGTCGTAAGGCGTGGCGCGCACTGCATCGGACAGTCGGATGTTCATAATCTACTCCACATACTCGATGTCGCCCGCGTCCAGGGTGATTTCGCCGGCCGACTCCAGTGCCCGGGCGATCTGGACGATCTCCTGCTGCGCTCGTTCCGCTTCCGTGGCCGGTACCGCGCCCAGGAGGTCCATCTCTTCCTCCAGTACGCTGCGGGCACGCTGGGACAAATTGTTGAACACGACCTCCCGCAGGGACCCCGGAACGCCCTTCAAGGCCAGGGCGAGGTCGTTCGTTGATGTGTTCCGCAGCACCACCTGGAGGCTGGGGGTGGGCATGCGCAGCAGGTCCGTGAACTTGAAGATCATCCGCTCAATGGAGACGCCGATTTCCTCGGAACGCTCCTTCACCGCATTGAGCACGTCCTGGGCCATCTTCCGGTTCAGCTGCTGGACCACCTCGGCCACAAACTGCAGGTTCGCGACGGCGGTATCCGAGCCGCCTGCCGAGCCCCGGAGAAGCGAGCCCGCCACGCGCGCGAAGGCCTTGAGCGCCCCCGGCGAAGCGGGATGAGGATTGGACATGCGGAAGGTCACCTCGCGCCGGGTCTCGTCGGGCATGATTGCCAGGAGCTTCGCGCAGTTGGAGGCCGACAGGTGCCGGGCCACGAGCGCGATGGCCTGGGGTGTCTCGTCG
It encodes:
- a CDS encoding NAD/NADP octopine/nopaline dehydrogenase family protein; its protein translation is MDITVERFEDFRLIQNVAVLGAGNGGKAVAADLALQGLNVRLFEWAEYRANIAELLETPVIRAAGVIEGEARLSLVTTDLAEAIEDAEVIIACLQGLAHARLATELAPIIRDGAILVLNPGSTGGALELRRIFSEHRIDKYLLLCETGTLTHCCRARGPREVQIGLRVNHVAFAALPGVATADLHRALQPIFPGLRAKRDVLEVALCNGNPVIHPAIMLANAAIIEQRGADHRFYREGVTPAVARIIESVDRERMALGKALGYDLLSEPRMCLEQGYSQSEDYLECYAGSPVFGDLASPPGMEHRYLHEDCGLGLVTYVSLGKLLGVPTPVSRSLATLAGTVTGRNYLKDGRRTVERLGLAGMDETAREEYLQAPRRIGGVGT
- a CDS encoding sugar ABC transporter permease: MRQRKLTPYLLIAPAILFFAIYVLYPIVHTCVLSAYSWSTVNPARVYVGLDNYRNLLQDPYFLLSLKNNLLFVVLSIIGQLPVALLLAVLIGSASPVHRFLRTLVFGPFVVPVVAVGLVWTMIYNPGFGALNAILTHIDPSFQGRGWLSDPPWLAIYSIIFVSCWRYVGFHMMVLLAGLQAIPDELYEAAKIDGAGHWDAFCRITLPLMRRVIAMDALLITVGSVKIFDLNWVMTQGGPNHASEVLATYMYTCGFSDDRMGYAAAIATVMLVLTLIATVVYVRVSGKEEVGEL
- a CDS encoding FliM/FliN family flagellar motor switch protein, with amino-acid sequence MNIRLSDAVRATPYDFRQAHRFSADQLRDLQDHCQDLCRALHRHIPETTGLPARVSVGNLRPMTYNEYLDSLPEMPIMAVCQFATNSAPLIWQVDALPMFAFMDAMLGGDGSSSPPQEHELTILERALAMQVVEEFMFTWTDAWPALGALAPHVLEIRQTTGRFGSGLLQEAVVAVNLECEVASVQGLMRVAVPSAVLQALLKQSGYNPSRTETADLHRKAGASQVSHCTVQVTAVLGRAKTSLSALAQLKPGDLIPLNCGPRDELELAVAGLPKFRGISGLSQGRLAVRLTAPIDE